The DNA segment CTTATTGGTAAATTGGAATTTGGATTAATTATTGAGAATCAAGCAAAGATAGAAAAGGTCTGTGTAGCTAAAGAGTATAGAAACCAAGGGATTGCTACTTACATGATGAAAAAAGCAATTGCCTGGGGGGAAGTTCAAAGATTTTCAGAGTTAACATTGTTTGCTAGTACTGCTATAGAAAAAATAGAAAACGAACTAAATCAAATTGAATTAATTAACTTTTATCATAGTTTAGGATTTGAAAACAATTTTCCTAAATCAAATAATATGGTTTATAAATACTTACCAATAAAATAAAGTAAAAGTTTCAAAACTTTCTACAAGAGTATGAAAATTATTAATATCAATACAATCATTATATATAGATAAAACACAAAATTTTATCAACAATTACAGATAGTAAAAATATACATAAGAAGACTTGGATCTAAAC comes from the Carnobacterium sp. 17-4 genome and includes:
- a CDS encoding GNAT family N-acetyltransferase — translated: MFYRNSKKEKLLYELSFYKQEIKELSYYKKIVEQQRVNDKRCKEHHKHILEGTNHIVIDQLDITNVTAIYIYKLDCPAEQWMFDLGFSLQYESFATLIGKLEFGLIIENQAKIEKVCVAKEYRNQGIATYMMKKAIAWGEVQRFSELTLFASTAIEKIENELNQIELINFYHSLGFENNFPKSNNMVYKYLPIK